The Drosophila teissieri strain GT53w chromosome X, Prin_Dtei_1.1, whole genome shotgun sequence genome has a segment encoding these proteins:
- the LOC122623391 gene encoding 40S ribosomal protein S15Aa: MVRMNVLADALKCINNAEKRGKRQVLLRPCSKVIIKFLTVMMKHGYIGEFEIVDDHRSGKIVVNLTGRLNKCGVISPRFDVPINDIEKWTNNLLPSRQFGYVVLTTSGGIMDHEEARRKHLGGKILGFFF, translated from the coding sequence ATGGTGCGTATGAACGTATTGGCCGATGCCCTGAAGTGCATCAACAACGCCGAGAAGCGTGGCAAGCGCCAGGTGCTGCTGCGTCCCTGCTCCAAGGTGATCATCAAGTTCCTGACCGTGATGATGAAGCATGGCTACATTGGTGAATTCGAGATCGTCGACGATCACCGTTCCGGCAAGATCGTTGTCAACCTAACTGGTCGCCTGAACAAGTGCGGCGTCATCTCGCCCCGCTTCGATGTGCCCATCAACGACATCGAGAAGTGGACCAACAATCTGCTGCCCTCCCGTCAGTTTGGCTACGTTGTGCTCACCACCTCTGGCGGCATCATGGACCACGAGGAGGCCAGGAGAAAACATTTGGGAGGCAAGATCCTCGGCTTCTTCTTCTAG
- the LOC122624178 gene encoding nuclear speckle splicing regulatory protein 1, with protein sequence MSKQYGLIIPGQQKKAPPKRPERPSIFDESSESESDDDQNAPQLKPKTSGMSLGPSLMERRVARRQQEKALAEDPTIFQYDELYDDMDSKREEAKQTKSQEPRKPKYIGRLMEHAERRKLEKELRIERQVQKDREAEGEMYKDKETFVTAAYRKKLESIRQMQEQEQRDEYLEAIGDVTKQKDLDGFYRHLYEQKMGGPDQPDVVKPKTAPTTDEVAYKPIKAEAAKHRSYRRRRSSEEEEEQTKGKSGQGAEPAKSTDQAESKPAQAHLTNNIDADSDFSIDDSSDEEEEKGHKKEKEDKEKEKLSQDKKEDKDKAPESTETAKAKEPEASQESPSKKEENSNGDVDEKDLPVPTVTKPPVDRTLIWRKRTVGEVFEAAVARYQERKRARQG encoded by the exons atgtCCAAACA ATATGGCCTTATTATACCCGGCCAGCAGAAGAAGGCACCGCCAAAACGGCCCGAAAGGCCCTCGATTTTCGACGAGAGCTCCGAGTCCGAGAGCGATGATGACCAAAATGCCCCGCAATTGAAGCCGAAAACCAGCGGCATGTCCTTGGGTCCCAGTCTAATGGAGCGCCGCGTGGCCCGGCGGCAGCAGGAGAAGGCCCTGGCCGAGGACCCAACCATATTCCAGTACGACGAGCTGTACGACGACATGGACAGCAAACGCGAGGAGGCCAAGCAGACGAAGAGCCAGGAGCCGCGGAAACCCAAGTACATTGGACGGCTGATGGAGCACGCCGAGCGCaggaagctggagaaggagctgCGCATCGAACGGCAGGTGCAGAAGGATCGCGAGGCCGAGGGCGAGATGTACAAGGACAAGGAGACCTTTGTGACTGCCGCCTATCGCAAGAAACTGGAGTCCATACGCCAgatgcaggagcaggagcagcgggatGAGTACCTCGAGGCCATTGGCGATGTCACCAAGCAGAAGGATCTGGACGGCTTCTATCGCCATCTCTACGAACAGAAGATGGGCGGTCCCGACCAGCCGGATGTCGTCAAGCCCAAGACGGCGCCCACCACTGACGAGGTGGCGTACAAACCCATCAAGGCAGAGGCTGCCAAGCACAGAAGCTATCGACGACGTCGCTCCTccgaggaggaagaggagcagACCAAGGGCAAGTCAGGCCAAGGCGCGGAGCCCGCGAAGTCAACGGATCAGGCGGAAAGCAAGCCAGCACAGGCACATTTGACCAACAACATAGATGCCGATTCCGATTTTAGCATAGACGACTCCAGCGATGAGGAAGAGGAGAAGGGGCATAAGAAGGAAAAGGAGGATAAGGAAAAGGAGAAGCTGTCCCAGGACAAAAAGGAGGATAAGGACAAGGCACCGGAAAGTACTGAGACCGCTAAAGCGAAAGAACCCGAGGCCTCGCAAGAATCCCCCtccaaaaaagaagaaaattcCAATGGCGACGTGGACGAGAAGGATCTACCCGTGCCGACAGTCACCAAACCTCCTGTCGACCGCACACTCATCTGGCGCAAAAGGACCGTGGGCGAGGTCTTCGAGGCAGCCGTGGCACGCTATCAGGAGCGCAAGCGAGCGCGCCAGGGGTAA